The Methanobrevibacter sp. TMH8 genomic interval ATAGATAATAATAATTTATTTTATAAAAATTAATTTATATTTATAATTCATGTATTTATTAATTAAAAACGAGGGAAATTTATGGTAAAATATAGAATAGGGGCTGTTGTAGCTGAATTTAATTATGATTTAACTCATATGATGTTAGAATTAGCTAAAGAAGAAGCTAAAATTAGAGATTGTGAAATTGTTCAGGTAGTTCCAGTGCCAGGTGTCTTTGATATGCCTTTAGCTATTAAAAAGCTATTAGAAAAAGACGAAATTGATACAGTAATTACTCTTGGTGCTGTAATAGAAGGATCAACTGATCACGACCAAATTGTAGCTCAACATGCTTCAAGAAAAATAGCTGACCTTTCACTTGAATTTGAAAAACCAGTATCACTTGGTATAAGTGGGCCAGGCATGACAAGATTAGATGCTCATAAACGTGTCGAATATGGTAAAAGAGCTGTTGAAGCAGCTGTTAAAATGTGCGACCGATTAAAAGAAATTTAATGGTTAAAATTGTGAAAATTTATTAATTTATTGATTTATTAATCTATTAATCTATTAATCTATTAATCTAT includes:
- the ribH gene encoding 6,7-dimethyl-8-ribityllumazine synthase; the protein is MVKYRIGAVVAEFNYDLTHMMLELAKEEAKIRDCEIVQVVPVPGVFDMPLAIKKLLEKDEIDTVITLGAVIEGSTDHDQIVAQHASRKIADLSLEFEKPVSLGISGPGMTRLDAHKRVEYGKRAVEAAVKMCDRLKEI